In Acinetobacter sp. CS-2, the sequence TTTCTCATATAAAAAGAGAATAACAGCAGCCATGGTGAGCGTTTTACCGGCACCAGTTGACATATTGAAAAGTAAGTGTTTGGCTTTAGTCGGATCTTGATCATAGATCCAGATAAAATGCTTTACAGCCTCTTCTTGATACCCCCTTAAAGTACGCGACAAGTTATCAGTGATATAGCGAGGGATAGTAAAGTTTTTAGCCCACTCAATGTATTCACTGTCGTTTTCAATACGATAATATAGGAAGTCTTTTAAGGTATCTTTTACCAATGTTGGGCTTAATCTAGACATTAGGTGCACCATAAAACTTATCAGTGAGCGCAATCTCTTCCTGAGTGACTTTGAATTTTGAATCCAACATATCTGCATGGTTTAGATATAGCTGGTTTTCATCCAAAAGTTGCAATAAAAGCACTTTACGATCGTCTAGTGATAAAGCCCTAAATGATTCCTCACGCTCAAAGTCTTTTTTATCAAACCAAAACTTTAAAAAGGCATTCTGAGCCATTTCATTATAAAGACTGTCCAGCTCACCTTTACTTGTTGCAGCCAAGATTCCATCTTGATAGGCCTGGTTATAGCGCTTCAGTTCAAAATAAACAAATGAACCGCCACCATTCCAATTTACAAGTTTAGAGATACCGCCGTCCTCACCGTTTATTACGCGTTTTAAGCGTGTTTTGGTGATTTCATCAATATAATCCATCTGCTCAATCGCAATCCATTTGCGACCCAATTTATGCGCCACAGCAGCCGTAGTACCCGAACCTGAGAAAAAGTCGAGCACAAGATCTCCTTCATCCGTGGCGATCTCAATAATACGCTGTAAAAGTAGTTCTGGTTTTTTCCCATTCGGGAACAATACACCACCCTCTTTTGTTAAATTGTTCAGCGGAAAGCCATCCCAAAAGGTGCCAGCTTTTTCAAGCTTGAAGATATATTTCCCTCTTTTGACCGCAATATCACTCAACCAAGCAATTTGATCGCACTTGGCACCCTTGTAATAGACAGTCGTTACTTTATTTTTGTTTTTTCCAGATCTAGGCACATATTCAATGCTTAATAGCTCATGATCCCCGGTTACACCTTCCATCACGCGTGTTCTAATTGAGCTTTGAGCATTCGTGTCGCGCATAATCTTATCAAAGTACTTCAGATAGCATTCAGCTTCAGTCAGGTTTTCTTCTTCCATCACCTTTTTGATCGGCTCTAGAACCACACCTTTATGCGTATAAACCTCAATCGGCTCACCTGAACCATCTGTTAATGTCTTAATGTGCTCTTTGGTACCAACGCTTTTTAAGATACGCGTATACTTCCAGCTCTTTTTAAGCTGCTTCATGGTTTCTAGATATTCAAACAATTCTACTTCGTCATAGAAATCGTTGAACTTTTTAAAACCATTCTCACTATTCATATTTTTGGTGTAAATCAAAATATATTCGATATTTTTCTTCAGGCGCTTGTCTTCGCCACCACCAGAAGCACCAGACGTTTGTTTCATTTTTACTGAAACTTGGTTTAAGTAGTTTTCACGACCAAAGACTTCATCTGCTAAAACTTTTAGATATGCTTGTTCATTGTCATCACATTGAATGAAAACCAGGCCATCTTCTTTGAGCAAATCCTTTACGACTTCCAAGCGATTTTTAATAAATAATAACCAAGAAGAATGTGTAAATGTGTCGTTATATTTGAATCCATCGTTCTCAGTATTGTATGGTGGGTCCAGGTATAAAAGTTTGACTTTATTAGCTAATTTCTCTCTTAAAGAGTACAGTGCCAATAGGTTATTCCCCTTAATTAGCAAGTTCTCTTTTAGCTCACCATTTTCGTCAAAAAATTCAAATTCTGTCTCATTGGTTGCGCTGTAATATTCAGGATTGGTAAGTACTTTTGGCTCAAATAATGTATCAATATCTTTTGAATCGACTTCTTGATGTAAAAACTTTTCTGTTGTTTTAACATCTTCGCGAGACATGCCCCCAACCAGCACAGCATCTTTAAATGGGAAATTAATCACTACATTACTGTTATTTTTAATAAAACCTACGTTTTCTTGATTCGCACTGTAGAGTCCAATTTTATTACTAAAGCGTGTGTACTGACCTTTTTTGAGTGAATTTTCCGCCATGTCTTTCCCTACTCTATGCTTTGCCAAAAATG encodes:
- a CDS encoding site-specific DNA-methyltransferase, which codes for MAENSLKKGQYTRFSNKIGLYSANQENVGFIKNNSNVVINFPFKDAVLVGGMSREDVKTTEKFLHQEVDSKDIDTLFEPKVLTNPEYYSATNETEFEFFDENGELKENLLIKGNNLLALYSLREKLANKVKLLYLDPPYNTENDGFKYNDTFTHSSWLLFIKNRLEVVKDLLKEDGLVFIQCDDNEQAYLKVLADEVFGRENYLNQVSVKMKQTSGASGGGEDKRLKKNIEYILIYTKNMNSENGFKKFNDFYDEVELFEYLETMKQLKKSWKYTRILKSVGTKEHIKTLTDGSGEPIEVYTHKGVVLEPIKKVMEEENLTEAECYLKYFDKIMRDTNAQSSIRTRVMEGVTGDHELLSIEYVPRSGKNKNKVTTVYYKGAKCDQIAWLSDIAVKRGKYIFKLEKAGTFWDGFPLNNLTKEGGVLFPNGKKPELLLQRIIEIATDEGDLVLDFFSGSGTTAAVAHKLGRKWIAIEQMDYIDEITKTRLKRVINGEDGGISKLVNWNGGGSFVYFELKRYNQAYQDGILAATSKGELDSLYNEMAQNAFLKFWFDKKDFEREESFRALSLDDRKVLLLQLLDENQLYLNHADMLDSKFKVTQEEIALTDKFYGAPNV